Sequence from the Bubalus kerabau isolate K-KA32 ecotype Philippines breed swamp buffalo chromosome 17, PCC_UOA_SB_1v2, whole genome shotgun sequence genome:
cagtgaggagacataagaggcatgggttcaatctctgggtcaggaagatcccctggaggagggcatggcaaccactccagtattcttgcctggaaagtcccatggacagaggagcctggcaggccacagtctatgggatcacaaagagttggacacagctgaagcgacttagcactagtACCCAGCACAGGGCCCACAGGGCACCCTGGAGGAACAAGTGAGTGGATGTTAGGGACAGTACAGGAAGAGGTGCTCCAAGACATGGAAGCTGGGGTTAGTGTAGGGTCCGGAGAGGACAGACATGCTGCCCGGAGGGTGAGCAAGGCCTGAGCTCTGCCCTTGGGTTCCAGTGGCCTGGGGCCATCAATCATGTGGATGATGGCGTATGGGGTAGATGGGAGGCAGATGCAGCCTCCAGGGCCTCAAGATGGAGTGCGGAGGGTGAGACACCTATTGTAGGCACCTACTGTAGACCCCTTGTCTACCTATTGTAGACACCTGCTGTAGACCCCTTCGGCTGGGCTCCAGGGAGGACAGGAGGCTGGGATAAAGGTGAAGGTAGGGGAATGTGGCTTTTCGGAGGCAGGAGAGACTTAAATCTGCAGAATGTGCATCTGCACTCACCCCCGCAGCATCCTAGGTCTCTATGCCCACACCCTGATCCCCACTGACCTCCCTCACCTCATTCCAGGTCATTGACCACAGCGGTGCCCGCCTTGGGGAGTATGAGGACATATCCAAGGTGGAGAAATACGAGATCTCACAAGAAGCCTATGAACAGAGGCAAGGTACAGGATGCCCAGCAATGGATGGGGGCCTGTGGGGGCTAGAGGAAGTGTGGGGACAAGCAGAGGTGTGTGCAGGGGCACACAGGATAGACAGGGACACTGAGGGGAAGTTGGTGCTGTATGGGGTGGGGTGAGGCTGGCATGGGGACAGATGGGTCGTGGGAGAGCAGTCCGGGTGGACAGGCGTGAGGTATGAATGGAAGCTGGGAGATGTGGGGCATGTGGGCAAACAAACAGGGCCATGGGGAAGGCTCAGGGTGTGGGGCCTGGTCAGGGGCCTGGTCAGGTGTGGAGGGCAGAGCATGGTAGAATATGTGGACCAGACAGAACAGTGGAGACCAGTGCGGTGACAGATCAGAATGCGGGGGGAGGGATGAGGAAGGTTTCAGGGGTCAGATGGAGGTAAGTGTGAAGTTGAAGGGCCAGGGAAGATGGGATAACATGAAAGGCTGCAGGCAAGCACCTTCTATTTATTTTCAGGATTATGGGGAAGCCCAGGGGTTCTGTGGAGAGGTCAGGGCTCTGGTGGGAGACCTGGGGGGCTTGATGACAGCCcttcagcacccagaacaggaGAGTTTGTCTCTGGATGTTGGCCCTGTGGGGATGGCAGGTTATGTTCTCCGGCCAGAGGTCTCCCAGGTCTCTCATGTCTGACCCCCCCACCACCCACTCCACCCACAGACTCAATCCGCTCCTTCCTGAAGCGCAACAAGCTAGGTCGATTCAATGAAGAAGAGCGGGCCCAGCAAGAGGCCGAGAACTCCCAGCGCCTTATCGAGGAGGAGGCCCAGGCCAGCACCATCCCTGTGGGCAGCCGCTGTGAGGTGCGGACACCTGGGCAGCCCCCTCGCAGGGGCACCGTCATGTATGTAGGTAAGTGGCCCATAGAGGCCTCATGCCCTGCCCTGCAGTGGGCAGTGCTGGGGACTTAGCCTTCAAAGGGATCTCAGTCCAGGAGGGGAGATGGCTCCAGGGGTGACTGACAGCCTAGTATGTTCACAGAAGGGAAGTGGAAAGCAGAGGCCATGTAACCTGGCATGTGACAGAGGAAGCAGAGGCCAGAGGGATCAATTCTAAGGTGAAACCCTGGGGTGCAGTGATCAGAgctgagatggggaaacaagcaGAATTATTAGGGCTGTGATGGGGGAAGCTCAGGCTGAAGTGATCAGAGCAGAGATGAGGGAAACTGAGGGGGCCGTGTGAGCTGCAAGGAAGTACCAGACCCTTGAGAGTAacccaggaaggcttcctgaggGAAGGGCTATCTGAAGGAAAGGGATGAGTGAAAGTGGAAAAGGGGAAGAGGGAGCTTAGGGAGTAGTGAGTGCAAAGGCCATGAAAGGGCTTGGTCTGAGCAGGAACAAGCTTGACTTGTTTGAGGCAGAGAAAGGAAGTCAGCATGGCTAGTGGGGAGTGACAGGAAAGATGAGAGTCGAGGCCTGGGGCATGGGCAAGGCTGGACTGTGCTAGGCCTCAGGGACAGGAGAGAGCAGTGTgggttgtgtttgtttttataacagctttattgagctataatttatataccatatAAAATTCACTCAGAGTACCATtcaggaattccttggcagtccagtgtttaggactgctacagggggctcaggttcactccctggtcagagaactaagatcacacaaacCAAGCAGCAtggctaaaagaaaataaaaatgaaagaagcgtaccattcattattttttagtgtattcacGGAATTGTGCAACCACACCACAGTCAGTTTCACGTTTTCATCACCCCCTAAAGAAATGCTTTAACCATTAGCAGCTATTCCCCATTTAGGAAACCCCAGCTCCCCTGGTCCACATCGGTGGCCACTAATCCATGTTCTGTCTCTaaaaatttgccttttctggaagtttcatacaaatggaatcatatgtggtcttttgtgactggcttcttttactagAAGCATAATTTCAAggatcatccatgttgtagcatgtggcagtgttgtgtttttttaatactcgtctgtgtcgggtcttagtggAAAGACCcccatgaagcatgtgggatctagttccctgaccaggaatcgaacctgggcccacTGCATTGGGTGTGTGGAgacttagcctctggaccaccagagaagttccaacattatggttttgatttgcatttctgcatGGCTAATGATATTGAGCCTCTTTTCAGGTGCTTAATGCcttgtgtatgtcttctttagagagacAGATTATTCGgctcttttgcctattttttagtTGGGTTGTTTGTCTCTTTGGTTTTTGAGTGgtatgttcagatcagatcagatcattcgctcagtcgtgtccgactctttgcaaccccatgaatcgcagcacgccaggcctccctgtccatcaccaactcctggagttcactgagactcacgtccatcgagtcaatgatgccatccagccatctcatcctctgtcgtccccttctcctcttgcccccaatccctcccagcatcagagtcttttccagtgagccaactcttcgcatgaggtggccaaagtactggagtttcagctttagcatcattccttccaaagaaatcccaagactcatctccttcagaatggactggttggatctccttgcagtccaagggactctcaagagtcttctccaacaccacagttcaaaagcatcaattctttggcgctcagccttcttcacagtccaactctcacatccatacatgaccactggaaaaaccatagccttgactagacggacctttgttggcaaagtaatgtctctgcttttgaatatgctatctgggttggtcataactttccttccaaggagtaagcgtcttttaatttcatggctgcagtcaccatctgcagtggtatGTTAGGACTACCATATCAAAGTACCACACACCCTGCAtggctgaaacaacagaaatttgtttttcacagttctggaagtcttAGATTAATGCCTTAGCAGATTTGATTTCTTCTTGGGCCTCTCTCTCTGGCTTATAGACGGCCCTCTCCTGTCTTTGTCCTCACAtgctctttcctctgtgtgtaggCACATCCCTGGAGTCTTTGTCCAGATAATCTTTATGAGGATGTCAGTCAGCCTGGATTAGATCCCACCCTAATGGCCTCCTTTTaacttaattatctctttaaaggccctgtctccaacacagtcacattctgaactacaagggattagggcttcaacatttAAACTTGAGGGAACACAATAAAGCCCTTAACAAGTTGTTCTTTGTATACATTAGGTACAGTTCCCGTATCAGATTTATGATTTACGAATATAtatctcccattctgtaggttggttgtttgttggttttttagtatttatgtatttggctgcatgaGGTCTTACTTGTGGCCTGCAGGATCTCTCGCTGTGCACGAACTCTCTGTTGTGGTGCACAGCCTTCTGCAGtgcagtgtgcaggctcagttgctctgcaacatgtggcatctgagtcccctgaccagggattaaagctatgtctctgcattgcaaggtggattcttaaccactgggccaccagggaagtccctttttactttcttgatagtgACTTTTGAGgcacaaacatttttaattttatgaactccaatttatttttatttttggcttgtgTATAGGGTATTATATCTAAGAAACCAGTGCCTTAGACAAGGCCACAAAGAGTTATTCCTGTATTTTCCTCTAAGGGTTTCTAGTGTTAtaacttacatttaggtctttgacccattttgaattaatttttgtgtatggtgtgaggtggATGTCTAATTTCAATCTCTTACATGTGGATATCTAGTCGACCCAATATGATTTGATGGAAAGTCTATTCCTTCCTCATTAAACTGTCTTGGCTCCCTTGTCAGAAATCATTTGGCCATAAACATTGTGGATTTTATGCTGAGTGGGATAGGCAGCGTTTGAGGAATTTGGGGCAAGgtcaggataatcccatggacagaggagcctggcgggctacagttcatagggttacaaagagtcagacatgactgagggactgagaaccccagtGGTGCTGCTTCCCTTTGATTTTTACAAAGCCCCCTATGACTGGGGCTGTTGAGTGAACAAGGGGTCAGAGGTGGGAACAGGGAGACCAGTGAAGGGACTACTGTATTCGAGTGGGCTGGAGATGGTGGTTGTCCTGGGTGGTAGCAAGGAGTGGTTTTTGCCTGGACAGGCTTTACAGTCAGTGGGCAGGCACAAATCTGGGGTGAGCTGCGAAGGGAGGCTTCACAGGGATTTCTCCCCCGGGCAGGACTGACAGATTTCAAACCTGGCTACTGGATTGGCGTCCGCTATGATGAACCACTAGGGAAAAACGATGGCAGGTAAAGATCCTCACtctagtgtctgtgtgtgtgcctgtgcacacacgtgtgtgcgtTTATGTGTAAGTGCATGCGTGTACTACTGGGGGAGCCCACCCGTGCTAGCATCTGGAGTAGGAGCTCTCTGACACTGCCTCCCCATCATGTCCTGCAGTGTGAATGGGAAACGCTACTTTGAATGCCAGGCCAAGTACGGCGCCTTCGTCAAGCCATCAGTCGTGAcagtgggggacttccctgaagaGGACTACGGTTTGGATGAGATGTGATGGCCAAGGAAGGGCAGCCCCCTGCTCCAGCTAACTCGCCTACTCATTGCCCTTCCCTGTGTGTGCCCATGGCCCTCTCCCCGTGagcctgtttttattttattgactacCCTCACCATTGACTTTTGAGACACATGTATTAAATTTGCCGAAAACCTGGGAAGTGTTTGGAGGACTCAGTGATTATAGGAGGGGCTGTGGACAGCTGGATGTGTGAGGGTgaaacaggaggccaggcaaAATCCAAGTTGGGCATGGTGAGGCTTTAGGTTTGTGACGAGTGCATGCAGCCCATGCGTTCTAGAAAGTCTGATCCACCCTGTTTCTGTCTGCATGTGCAGTAATCCCTCATTAGCTCCTTGAAGGGATTCCTGACTATAATATTTGAGAGATTCTACTTAATTGTTGCAGTTAATTATAACTTGTGGAGAAGAAGTTGGCAGTGGTAGGAGCAACCACAGTAAGCAGAATGAGGTTGAAATGCTTAGGAGCTGAAGGGGTCCTGGGGGAAGGTGCTCACATGTACCTACAACCTGATAGATACATTCTCCAGTGCCTACTGTAATGTACACAGACTCACTCAGATACTCAGAACATTCACACACCTGGACTGACTTCTGGAGAACACAGACACTACAGATCATACGTAGAGAAATAGTCAGTGCACAAAGATTCTCTCCTCCACATAGGAGAGTGAAGCACACAGGATACACTCAAGAGACTGACATCAAACGCCTTTGATGGGTAGACATACAGCtacacacacgcgtgcacacatgcAAGTCAATGAAGTTGTCTATAAAACAAAACtggctgttttttatttttatttgttttggctgcaccaggtcttagttgcagctcccagaatcttcattgcagtatgcagactcttagctgcagcatgcaggatctagttccctgaccgtgGGCCCCCTGCATTCAAATCGAGGAGTCTTacccgctgaaccaccaggaagttccCTAACTGGTTACTTTAGAAAAGGACCCCAAGGCTTAGGTCCCTTCCACATAAGGGAGTTGTCAGAGCAAGGAGCATTGGGGGGGTGTCCTCAAATTCTCAAATAAAAACTACCAATCAAACTTCAGCCAGAGTTCAGCAGAATTAGCTAATGGGTTGGCATTTGAGGACCCGAGGCTCACTTTAAAATCAGGCCCACTATGCACCTCCATGTGATGAGGCTAAAGAACAGGGACAGGAAGATCACGTGCTTTCCTGGACACACTAACCGCCCAAAATCACCTTTGAGCTCCAAGCACAGGTCACAGCATCAGCGAATATGAGGATCTGTCCAACTGCAGTGGAAGATCTCAGCACAAACTTCCAGGGTGTGCTGTAATGGCTTCCAGCTGTCAGCATGGAAGAAGCTGTCCCCATCAAAGGACAATGGAAGGGATCATGCTGGTGATTTCTAAATACGAAACActtgctatgggcttccctggtgactcagacggtaaagaatctgcctgcaatacaggagacctgggcttaatcactgggttgggaaggtcccctggagaagggaatggcaacccactccagcattcttgcctggagaattccatggacagaggagcctggtgggctacagtccacggggttgcaaagagtcggacatgactgtgaccAACACGTCTGTGTGAAAGTCAACCACAGTTAGGGATTGGGGAGACACATTTTATAGAATAACCTGGTGCTTAAGCTTTAAGGGGGGCCAGAAAGGAAGGGGGACAGTGGTCAATGTGTTAAGGAAATACCAGCTGCTGTAACCAATATCCCCCTACCCACACACTCCAATGCAGAGGTTCTGGTTAATTGGCAGCAGTCTCCATGATTGACACACCCAGACTCCATATTGGGGCTCCACCATTTTCTTGTGTTCGGAATTACCAGCTTCCAGGTGGCAAATAGGGGACATTTcaccattttcttaaaaaatctaTGTGTTCCATTTCTGCTTCAATGGGTGAGAACTTGTCAGTCATGCAGCCACTCTGATGCAGAGTGGGCTTTGGAACATACTCCTGGGCTGAGTAGCTCCCTCCCAGCTACTAACTATGAAAACCAACTGTGAATGTTGGTGGCTCTAGCATTGACCACCCTTTACAGGGTCACTAGATCCGCAGTCTCAGGGGAAGCAGCAGGAAAGGCCTGTGGGATCCACCAGACCCATTAAATCCAAAACTGCCCATGCCTGACCTGCACCATCCACCAACCTCCTCTTAATCCTCGGGTAAATGCAGGTGGAAGACAGTGGATGTCTAGCACTCTTTCTGCACATTTTTGgggtcctccccacccccacagtgtcagacttgatgcTGGTTACAGGCTCATGAACACCATACGAGCCTGGGAGTTGAAGGCAGACAAACACATAATTACCaagtattttctcttatttttttgacTGTAATATTTCATATGAAAAAGTTTACTGACCGTAGGGGAAAGGAGAATAAAATCACTAAATCTGCCAGGTGGTGCTGGCATGAAGGAAGGGATGAGATGGAGGATATTTGAATAGTAGTCATATGAACAAAAGAGGACTAGGCTTTGTGGGCCTGA
This genomic interval carries:
- the TBCB gene encoding tubulin-folding cofactor B, whose translation is MEVTGLSAPTVNVFISSSLNSFRSQKRYSRSLTVAEFKCKLQLVVGSPASCMELELYGPDDKFYCKLDQDDALLGSFPVDDGCRIHVIDHSGARLGEYEDISKVEKYEISQEAYEQRQDSIRSFLKRNKLGRFNEEERAQQEAENSQRLIEEEAQASTIPVGSRCEVRTPGQPPRRGTVMYVGLTDFKPGYWIGVRYDEPLGKNDGSVNGKRYFECQAKYGAFVKPSVVTVGDFPEEDYGLDEM